In a genomic window of Agarivorans albus:
- a CDS encoding FCD domain-containing protein encodes MAKMDTKRRYYDIGVQIEELLFSGVFKAGERLPSERELSERFETSRATIREAVIMLELKGLVVVRQGAGIYFIDSPEKVNKRTILPKSDVGPFELLQARQIIESSIAGFAATQIKFNELRELKKVLQLQESEINGDSEKFEALDQQFHSLIAESTQNRVLINQAVDMWSTVRTTNPLWNELNHQFLHEERLQSMWINDHKRILLALQKRSPEDAKQAVWQHIENSKQELLKIASSDNSDTDLDDYFFAMEFDSNFTESH; translated from the coding sequence ATGGCTAAGATGGATACCAAGCGTCGCTACTATGATATTGGCGTGCAAATCGAGGAATTGTTGTTTTCAGGCGTGTTTAAAGCGGGTGAACGACTGCCATCAGAGCGAGAGCTAAGTGAACGATTTGAAACCAGCCGCGCAACTATCCGAGAAGCTGTAATTATGCTTGAGTTGAAAGGCTTGGTTGTGGTTCGCCAAGGTGCTGGTATTTACTTCATTGATTCTCCTGAAAAAGTTAACAAGCGTACTATATTGCCAAAAAGTGATGTAGGACCTTTTGAGTTGCTCCAGGCGCGCCAGATCATCGAAAGCAGCATTGCCGGATTTGCCGCCACTCAAATTAAGTTTAACGAGCTACGTGAACTTAAAAAGGTACTGCAACTGCAAGAGAGTGAGATAAATGGCGACAGCGAGAAGTTTGAAGCACTGGATCAGCAATTCCATAGCTTAATTGCTGAGTCGACTCAAAACCGAGTGCTGATTAACCAAGCGGTTGACATGTGGAGCACGGTACGTACCACCAACCCGCTGTGGAATGAGCTTAATCATCAGTTTTTACACGAAGAACGTTTGCAGTCGATGTGGATTAATGACCACAAGCGCATTTTGTTAGCCTTGCAAAAACGCTCTCCAGAAGATGCTAAGCAGGCAGTGTGGCAACATATCGAGAACAGTAAGCAAGAGTTACTTAAGATAGCTAGCTCTGACAATAGCGATACTGATTTAGACGATTACTTCTTCGCAATGGAATTTGATAGCAACTTTACCGAAAGCCATTAA
- a CDS encoding sugar porter family MFS transporter: protein MTSENNLLRGTKMDIKTWNAYKYALIVAIGGFVFGLDAAIISGTVRFIASEFSLTDLQIGTVVGAPSLGAILALLVAGKTADALGRKKTLIIIAGLYVVSALLSALATSFMMLTMARFIGGLAFSSLSLASMYIGEIAPAKQRGKLVSANQFNIVIGLLAAYFINYYLVLHVSENSLLFAPDTVWRTMLASELIPAVLWVILLCRVPESPRWLMMKNKQEQAKEVLLKLLPEQRAEEVQAEIEQNLKEHQDTSSITEQLKLLFSSPMKTIFAIGFIMAVVQGITGMNAILFYAPTVFEQIGFGLNASFQQAIYIGITSVVFTVLAVFFIDKVGRKPLLIFGLLAVVLSHATCWYGFSNASYSINQQTIDKLEEVIDTTPLKAQLNSQYADDVSFKEMLATNYDADTLRLSEGHIIEAAISVNPIVILVGILAFIAAFHISIGPIMWVLFSEIFPNSVRSVAIPLFALVTSVASYLIQQFFPWQLANLGAANTFLMYSVFGLIGLLLLWPLLPETKNKTIEEIEDTLVNKRNQPTTSAEVSDNPVGSNAPSA, encoded by the coding sequence ATAACTTCCGAAAATAACCTTCTAAGAGGAACAAAGATGGACATAAAAACATGGAATGCTTACAAGTATGCGTTAATTGTGGCTATTGGCGGCTTTGTATTTGGCTTAGATGCCGCCATTATTTCCGGCACAGTGCGCTTTATCGCGTCGGAGTTTTCCCTCACTGATTTGCAAATTGGCACTGTAGTAGGCGCGCCAAGTTTAGGTGCAATTTTGGCCTTGCTAGTCGCCGGCAAAACTGCCGACGCCCTGGGCCGTAAAAAAACCCTCATAATTATTGCTGGTCTTTACGTTGTCTCAGCCTTGCTGTCAGCTTTAGCAACTAGCTTTATGATGTTAACCATGGCGCGCTTTATTGGCGGATTAGCCTTTAGCTCGCTTTCTTTAGCCTCTATGTACATTGGTGAAATAGCCCCCGCTAAACAGCGTGGCAAACTCGTCTCGGCGAACCAATTTAACATTGTGATTGGTTTATTAGCGGCTTACTTCATTAACTACTATTTAGTGCTACATGTTAGCGAGAATTCCTTATTGTTTGCCCCCGATACCGTATGGCGAACCATGTTAGCTTCGGAGCTTATTCCAGCGGTGCTTTGGGTAATCTTACTTTGCCGCGTGCCAGAATCTCCTCGCTGGTTAATGATGAAAAACAAACAGGAACAAGCTAAAGAAGTACTGCTAAAACTATTGCCAGAGCAACGCGCCGAAGAAGTACAGGCTGAGATTGAGCAGAACCTAAAAGAACATCAGGACACCAGTAGCATTACCGAACAACTTAAGCTGTTGTTCTCGTCGCCAATGAAAACTATTTTTGCTATTGGCTTTATCATGGCGGTTGTTCAAGGCATTACCGGTATGAACGCAATTTTGTTTTATGCTCCCACTGTGTTCGAACAAATTGGTTTTGGCTTAAATGCCTCGTTCCAACAAGCTATCTACATTGGCATAACGAGTGTGGTATTCACAGTATTAGCTGTTTTCTTCATTGATAAAGTTGGCCGAAAGCCACTGCTTATCTTTGGGCTATTAGCGGTTGTACTAAGCCACGCAACTTGTTGGTACGGCTTTAGCAACGCCAGCTACAGTATTAATCAACAAACCATCGATAAACTTGAAGAGGTAATCGATACTACTCCACTTAAAGCGCAGCTAAATAGCCAATATGCTGATGATGTTAGCTTTAAGGAAATGCTAGCAACTAACTATGATGCCGACACGCTGCGACTAAGCGAAGGGCATATTATTGAAGCCGCTATTTCAGTGAACCCAATTGTTATTTTAGTGGGCATTTTGGCCTTTATCGCGGCTTTCCACATTTCTATTGGGCCAATTATGTGGGTACTGTTTTCGGAGATTTTCCCTAACTCGGTACGAAGTGTTGCGATCCCATTGTTTGCATTGGTCACCAGTGTTGCCAGTTACTTAATCCAGCAGTTTTTCCCTTGGCAATTAGCTAACCTAGGTGCAGCAAATACCTTCTTAATGTACTCAGTGTTTGGCTTAATTGGCCTATTGCTGCTGTGGCCACTGCTGCCAGAGACTAAGAATAAGACCATTGAGGAAATTGAAGATACGTTAGTAAATAAGCGCAACCAGCCAACCACCAGCGCAGAAGTATCAGATAACCCGGTAGGCAGTAACGCACCTAGTGCATAA